The sequence TGTTTGACCCGAGGGGTGGTCGGGTTTCGGAGGCGGGTTAACGGGTTGAGATTTGTTGCGAGTACTGCCGGCGAGAGAGTTCCGGTGAGTAGGGCGAGGATGAGTGTGTTCTCCGGTGTAAGTAACGATGAAGATGTTCGGGTCCAAGTTGCTTCTTTCAACTTGCTTTCGAGCTAAACATCCTTTTGAGCTACTGCATCTGTAATAATTCCTGTTTTGCATGTAATAACAAGAATCAAAACATGTTTAGTTAGCACATTTTCTTGATAATATTTTgaggaaaatgaaaaaaaaaagaaggagaagataaGACCTTGGATAAGGAGAGCCTTTGATTGGTTTTTGACCGTATTTACGCCATGCCCACATATCCGAAGAGAGATTTTCTTGAGTTACATGACATATGGTTCtcttttgctgattttttcTGTATAAAGTAGAGTAACAAAGcaaagataattaaaaaaaaaacactttgaaCTAAGACATGGGTTATGTTAAACGATGAATGAATCAAACCTTTTTCTAGATCGAAGAGGAGCTTGGGGTTGTTGTTGAAGAAGGTGGTCACGTTGACCTCTGAAAACAAAgacagaagaggaagaagaaatggttGTGGGAGGTGGGAAAACCCTAGTACCAAGAGGAGGTTTCTGATCTTGTGATTCGATGAGCCCTTGTTCTTGTTTCATTAAGATATTAGGAGCTGATGAAACtacaggaggaggaggaagaggagaagaCCAAGTAGTGGTAACGGGTAAAAAGGGTTTGCAAGAATCTTGTAGCTCGttgcaagaagaagactctCTGCTTATGTCTCCATGGATGTGTTGGAACAGAGGAGGAAGATCGTGTTGCTTGCAGTTCGCTCTTCCCTCGTCACCACCTCGAGAGTTGGTGTTTATAGTAGCCGTGGAAACAGAAGAGCTGCAGCTTCGGACAACGGCGAAGAGATCCCAATCCTCAGACATGGTTGATGATCtctttggtttctttttttGACTCTGTTGGtgaggagagagaagagagaaggagaCAAACTATGGCGTAAAGGACGGCGCTGACTTTTTCTTTgtcgaaagagagagagagagcatggATGTATTGGGCAGTGTCCGAGAGGAATCGATGGGTGGAAAAGAGAGAGCACTTGACTTGCTAttgttttcaattatttataCATTTGACCCCCCAAAAAAACATGTTAACGTTTTATGGTTCTCATATTT is a genomic window of Brassica napus cultivar Da-Ae chromosome A2, Da-Ae, whole genome shotgun sequence containing:
- the LOC106391602 gene encoding probable WRKY transcription factor 27, which produces MSEDWDLFAVVRSCSSSVSTATINTNSRGGDEGRANCKQHDLPPLFQHIHGDISRESSSCNELQDSCKPFLPVTTTWSSPLPPPPVVSSAPNILMKQEQGLIESQDQKPPLGTRVFPPPTTISSSSSVFVFRGQRDHLLQQQPQAPLRSRKRKNQQKRTICHVTQENLSSDMWAWRKYGQKPIKGSPYPRNYYRCSSSKGCLARKQVERSNLDPNIFIVTYTGEHTHPRPTHRNSLAGSTRNKSQPVNPPPKPDHPSGQTVSGVKEEIHLSPTTPLKENDDVQGTNGEEVVNMEEDEELDEEEDDDDDVDDLLIPNFSVRDRDDLFFAGNFPSWSAGSAGDGGG